A region from the Serinibacter arcticus genome encodes:
- a CDS encoding carbohydrate ABC transporter permease translates to MDWLLRPDDTAGKLLVMVLAILLFAGVMALILFAVDRSSRTPRWVLATAFVGPAILLVSVGLVYPGILTILNSFKNTNGTEWVGFDNYATAFGEGAFQLVLRNSAIWVIAVPLVATAIGLIYAVLVDRTRFEKLAKALIFLPMAISMVGASIIWKFVYEFKPDQPGVKQTGLLNQLLVWVGLEPQQFLITQPWNTFFLIVVMIWIQTGFAMTVLSAAIKAIPDDIIEAARLDGVKGVGMFRHITIPSVRPALVVVMTTIAMGTLKVFDIVRTMTGGQFGTSVIANEFYTQQFRQANQGLSSALAVILFVLVIPIVVYNIGQMKKSEEVR, encoded by the coding sequence ATGGACTGGCTGCTGAGGCCCGACGACACAGCGGGCAAGCTGCTCGTGATGGTGCTGGCCATCCTGCTGTTCGCCGGCGTGATGGCCCTGATCCTGTTCGCCGTCGACCGCTCGTCCCGGACGCCCCGGTGGGTTCTCGCCACCGCGTTCGTCGGACCCGCGATCCTGCTGGTGAGCGTCGGCCTGGTCTACCCGGGCATCCTCACCATTCTCAACTCGTTCAAGAACACCAACGGCACCGAGTGGGTGGGCTTCGACAACTACGCGACCGCCTTCGGCGAGGGCGCGTTCCAGCTGGTGCTGCGCAACAGCGCGATCTGGGTGATCGCCGTCCCGCTGGTGGCCACCGCGATCGGCCTCATCTACGCCGTCCTCGTCGACCGCACCCGGTTCGAGAAGCTCGCGAAGGCGCTGATCTTCCTGCCGATGGCGATCTCGATGGTCGGTGCCTCGATCATCTGGAAGTTCGTCTACGAGTTCAAGCCCGACCAGCCCGGCGTCAAGCAGACCGGTCTGCTGAACCAGCTGCTGGTGTGGGTCGGCCTCGAGCCGCAGCAGTTCCTCATCACGCAGCCGTGGAACACGTTCTTCCTCATCGTCGTGATGATCTGGATCCAGACCGGTTTCGCGATGACGGTGCTCTCGGCCGCCATCAAGGCGATCCCCGACGACATCATCGAGGCCGCGCGTCTCGACGGTGTCAAGGGTGTCGGCATGTTCCGCCACATCACGATCCCCAGCGTGCGTCCCGCCCTCGTCGTCGTCATGACCACGATCGCCATGGGAACGCTGAAGGTGTTCGACATCGTCCGCACCATGACGGGTGGCCAGTTCGGCACCTCCGTCATCGCGAACGAGTTCTACACGCAGCAGTTCCGGCAGGCCAACCAGGGTCTGAGCTCCGCGCTCGCCGTGATCCTGTTCGTGCTCGTGATCCCGATCGTCGTCTACAACATCGGTCAGATGAAGAAGTCGGAGGAAGTGCGATGA
- a CDS encoding carbohydrate ABC transporter permease, which translates to MSYPSIESTSVVDDEAPEPGQKSTGRAKRAKVVERAESASSRLSSPWASGAAILIAILWTVPSLGLLVTSFRPEIDIKRSGWWTGLAGPFTMSNYENALSGSGGLGAFFLNSFVITLPAVVIPITIALLAAYAFAWIDFKGRNLLFVAVFALQVVPLQVALVPLIKAFVSLGVEGTFWAVWASHAMFGLPLAIFLLHNFMKDIPPALVEAARVDGAGHVKIFFQVLMPLLVPAIASFAIFQFLWVWNDLLVGLTFTNSGSRPITVAIAELAGSRGGQWHLLTAGAFISMIVPIVVFVALQRFFVRGLLAGSVKG; encoded by the coding sequence ATGAGCTACCCCTCGATCGAGTCGACGTCCGTCGTCGACGACGAGGCGCCGGAGCCCGGTCAGAAGTCCACGGGTCGGGCCAAGCGCGCCAAGGTGGTCGAGCGCGCGGAGTCGGCCTCCTCACGACTGTCCTCGCCGTGGGCCTCGGGCGCGGCCATCCTCATCGCGATCCTGTGGACCGTCCCGTCGCTCGGCCTCCTCGTGACGTCGTTCCGGCCGGAGATCGACATCAAGCGTTCCGGGTGGTGGACCGGCCTCGCCGGCCCGTTCACGATGAGCAACTACGAGAACGCGCTGTCGGGCTCGGGCGGGCTCGGGGCGTTCTTCCTCAACTCGTTCGTGATCACGCTGCCCGCCGTGGTCATCCCGATCACGATCGCGCTGCTCGCGGCCTACGCGTTCGCCTGGATCGACTTCAAGGGCCGCAACCTGCTGTTCGTGGCCGTGTTCGCGCTCCAGGTCGTGCCGCTCCAGGTGGCCCTGGTGCCGCTGATCAAGGCGTTCGTGAGCCTCGGCGTCGAGGGCACGTTCTGGGCGGTGTGGGCGTCGCACGCGATGTTCGGCCTCCCGCTGGCGATCTTCCTGCTCCACAACTTCATGAAGGACATCCCGCCGGCGCTCGTCGAGGCCGCCCGGGTCGACGGCGCCGGTCACGTGAAGATCTTCTTCCAGGTCCTCATGCCGCTGCTGGTCCCGGCGATCGCCTCGTTCGCGATCTTCCAGTTCCTGTGGGTGTGGAACGACCTGCTCGTCGGCCTGACGTTCACCAACTCGGGCAGCCGTCCGATCACGGTGGCGATCGCCGAGCTCGCGGGCTCCCGCGGCGGCCAGTGGCACCTGCTGACGGCCGGCGCGTTCATCTCGATGATCGTCCCGATCGTGGTGTTCGTGGCGCTGCAGCGGTTCTTCGTCCGCGGCCTCCTCGCGGGCTCCGTCAAGGGCTGA
- a CDS encoding DEAD/DEAH box helicase, with amino-acid sequence MLVVDDSPVGCETLTGWSGGSTRQSRTLRLTGDLGPGSSPEGLREGFLVYAVREAEGLVVGSGAAYATTRANVEEVEVSADGTRAAVVVREGAPAPFALGPDGLTATPVALVPGPPIPTRSIEEVLEHLAEEVAGVTGGELVAAASGRENGDDVDDARVRLAVDPGAVRGRLGAEPRCGVELLRRGRPRLTGGGGLPPVVDGDYVAAITEATARLDSATLAVQGPPGTGKTYVGARVIARLVRERGWRIGVVAQSHAVVENLLDEVIAAGLEKARVGKMPKDLPTVTNGIAPPPWTIVPKPDYARFLAEHAEDGCVLGGTVWDLTNRKRIGDRELDLLVVDEAGQFSLANTLAASTASQRLLLLGDPQQLPQVTQGSHDEAVDTSALSWIAGGAATMPADRGYFIERTWRLHPDLCSAVSALSYDGRLLPQPVVTQRRHLDGIAPGVHRRLVSHRGSSTASPEEADEVVRIVQDVLGRAWTPGGDEHALAPHVPLPMTEVMVVAGYNAQVACVRTALDAVGLTQVRVGTVDRYQGQEAAVAIVTLAASSATDAPRGLEFLLNRNRLNVAISRAKWAAYVVHSPGLTDALPHGGQALADLGAFRRLMATAHPSP; translated from the coding sequence GTGCTCGTCGTCGACGACTCCCCGGTCGGCTGCGAGACGCTCACCGGGTGGTCCGGGGGATCGACGCGGCAGTCACGCACGCTGCGCCTGACCGGCGACCTCGGGCCGGGCAGCTCCCCCGAGGGGCTGCGCGAGGGCTTCCTGGTCTACGCGGTGCGGGAGGCCGAGGGGCTCGTCGTCGGGTCGGGCGCCGCCTACGCGACGACCCGCGCGAACGTCGAGGAGGTGGAGGTCTCGGCCGACGGGACCCGGGCGGCTGTCGTGGTGCGCGAGGGCGCGCCGGCGCCGTTCGCGCTCGGCCCCGACGGACTGACGGCGACGCCGGTCGCGCTCGTCCCGGGGCCACCGATCCCGACGCGGTCGATCGAGGAGGTCCTCGAGCACCTGGCCGAGGAGGTCGCCGGCGTGACCGGGGGCGAGCTCGTGGCGGCGGCGTCCGGTCGTGAGAACGGCGACGACGTCGACGACGCGCGCGTGCGCCTCGCCGTCGACCCGGGTGCGGTCCGAGGGCGGCTGGGCGCGGAACCGCGCTGCGGGGTCGAGCTGCTGCGCCGCGGGCGACCGCGGCTGACCGGTGGCGGTGGGCTGCCGCCGGTCGTCGACGGCGACTACGTCGCGGCGATCACGGAGGCGACGGCGCGGCTCGACTCCGCGACGCTGGCCGTCCAGGGACCGCCGGGGACCGGCAAGACCTACGTCGGGGCGCGCGTCATCGCGCGCCTCGTGCGCGAGCGGGGCTGGCGCATCGGCGTCGTCGCGCAGTCGCACGCCGTCGTGGAGAACCTGCTCGACGAGGTCATCGCGGCCGGGCTCGAGAAGGCCCGCGTGGGCAAGATGCCGAAGGACCTGCCGACGGTGACGAACGGCATCGCTCCGCCGCCGTGGACGATCGTGCCGAAGCCGGACTACGCCCGGTTCCTGGCCGAGCACGCCGAGGACGGCTGCGTGCTCGGCGGCACCGTGTGGGACCTGACCAACCGCAAGCGCATCGGTGATCGCGAGCTCGACCTGCTCGTCGTGGACGAGGCGGGGCAGTTCTCGCTCGCGAACACGCTCGCCGCGTCGACCGCGTCGCAGCGACTGCTGCTGCTCGGGGATCCGCAGCAGCTCCCTCAGGTGACGCAGGGGTCGCACGACGAGGCCGTGGACACGTCCGCCCTGTCCTGGATCGCGGGCGGGGCCGCGACGATGCCCGCCGACCGCGGCTACTTCATCGAGCGGACGTGGCGGCTGCACCCCGACCTGTGCTCCGCCGTCTCGGCGCTCAGCTACGACGGCCGGCTTCTGCCGCAGCCGGTGGTGACGCAGCGGCGCCATCTCGACGGGATCGCGCCCGGCGTGCACCGACGGCTGGTGTCGCACCGCGGCAGCTCGACGGCGAGCCCCGAGGAGGCGGACGAGGTCGTGCGGATCGTGCAGGACGTCCTCGGGCGGGCGTGGACGCCGGGTGGCGACGAGCACGCGCTCGCGCCTCACGTGCCGCTGCCGATGACCGAGGTGATGGTCGTGGCCGGGTACAACGCCCAGGTGGCGTGCGTGCGAACGGCGCTGGACGCCGTCGGGCTCACGCAGGTGCGGGTGGGGACCGTGGATCGGTACCAGGGGCAGGAGGCCGCCGTCGCGATCGTGACGCTCGCCGCGTCCTCGGCGACGGACGCTCCGCGCGGTCTGGAGTTCCTGCTCAACCGGAACCGCCTCAACGTGGCGATCTCCCGGGCCAAGTGGGCGGCCTACGTCGTCCACTCCCCCGGCCTCACGGACGCGCTCCCCCACGGCGGCCAGGCCCTCGCCGACCTCGGCGCCTTCCGACGCCTGATGGCCACGGCCCACCCCAGCCCCTAG
- a CDS encoding TM0106 family RecB-like putative nuclease, whose product MFLLDDVVVYSPTDITLAACPYELLRTLDVKLGRAEALEVEPDPMMRRAATMGDAHEERVLAAYRAEFGPFDGAAQRGVAEIVDDGEGPEAFRRGMVPARDATLAAIAAGADVVFQATFFDGRFYGRADFLLKERAGATAEAGPRPVLGGRGDGVEGPVYAVVDTKLTNHVRASALLQMAAYADQLLAAGVPVANRVTVHHGNGERSDQLLEDLLEVYRGERRTVEALIDAHVASGVPVAWEEWADPAGTPAVLAALPDDVALGRRACGRCDACRPEVERSRDVRLVHGIRAVQRTRLMGAGVRTVADLAALAHPVPRVAPPVQARLTRQARLQAGQLARLDEAAAHGLVAGPGMRLVGADGSAPDGAAAEVARGIEPVVRYEVVDPASLRALPEPSPGDVYFDFEGDPMWSVSGGMEGGLEYLFGLIEEPADGDEAERYVTFWAHDRAEEKAALVDFLSYVRARRALHPDMHIYHYANYERVALERLAERHGEGLEAVLTLAREGVLVDLFPVVRNAVAVSQASYSIKKLEPLYMGEELRELDGVTTGGDSVARYAEATAARAAGDEAEFAHVMDELASYNRYDCVSTRRLVQWLRSLAHGRHAAEAVGEPGLEVVEPREVRRPLPPCASPTSRGSSTRRTRSSRRRASGWPGCCATRPGPDRARTPTTRRSPCSRPRWTTTDARTPPSGGRTSTGSRCRSTGGPRRGTCSSSTTPRSAARRSPGGPGDRRGSHARCA is encoded by the coding sequence ATGTTCCTGCTCGACGACGTGGTCGTCTACTCACCGACCGACATCACGCTGGCCGCGTGCCCGTACGAGCTGCTGCGGACGCTGGACGTGAAGCTCGGCCGGGCGGAGGCGCTCGAGGTCGAGCCCGACCCGATGATGCGCCGCGCCGCGACGATGGGTGACGCGCACGAGGAGCGGGTGCTGGCCGCCTACCGCGCCGAGTTCGGCCCGTTCGACGGCGCCGCGCAGCGCGGGGTGGCCGAGATCGTGGACGACGGCGAGGGGCCCGAGGCCTTTCGGCGCGGCATGGTCCCGGCGCGCGACGCCACGCTCGCGGCGATCGCGGCCGGCGCGGACGTGGTGTTCCAGGCGACCTTCTTCGACGGCCGCTTCTACGGCCGCGCCGACTTCCTGCTCAAGGAGCGTGCCGGCGCGACGGCGGAGGCCGGCCCCCGGCCCGTCCTCGGCGGGCGGGGCGACGGCGTCGAGGGCCCGGTCTACGCCGTCGTCGACACCAAGCTGACCAACCACGTGCGTGCGAGCGCGCTGCTGCAGATGGCGGCCTACGCCGACCAGCTGCTCGCGGCCGGCGTGCCGGTCGCCAACCGCGTGACCGTGCACCACGGCAACGGTGAGCGCAGCGACCAGCTGCTGGAGGACCTGCTCGAGGTCTACCGCGGTGAGCGCCGGACGGTCGAGGCGCTGATCGACGCGCACGTCGCGTCCGGGGTGCCGGTGGCGTGGGAGGAGTGGGCCGACCCCGCGGGGACGCCGGCGGTGCTCGCGGCGCTGCCCGACGACGTCGCTCTCGGCCGCCGCGCGTGCGGGCGGTGCGACGCGTGCCGACCCGAGGTCGAGCGCAGCCGCGACGTCCGTCTCGTGCACGGGATCCGCGCCGTCCAGCGCACCCGGCTGATGGGGGCCGGGGTGCGCACGGTGGCGGATCTCGCCGCGCTGGCGCACCCGGTCCCCCGTGTCGCGCCGCCGGTCCAGGCACGCCTGACGCGGCAGGCCCGGCTGCAGGCGGGGCAGCTGGCCCGGCTCGACGAGGCCGCGGCCCACGGGCTCGTCGCCGGCCCCGGGATGCGTCTGGTGGGGGCTGACGGCTCGGCGCCCGACGGTGCCGCGGCCGAGGTGGCGCGCGGGATCGAGCCGGTGGTGCGCTACGAGGTGGTGGATCCGGCGTCGCTGCGGGCGCTGCCCGAGCCGTCGCCGGGGGACGTCTACTTCGACTTCGAGGGCGATCCGATGTGGTCGGTCTCCGGCGGCATGGAGGGTGGCCTCGAGTACCTGTTCGGGCTGATCGAGGAGCCGGCGGACGGCGACGAGGCCGAGCGGTACGTGACGTTCTGGGCGCACGACCGCGCGGAGGAGAAGGCCGCGCTGGTGGACTTCCTGTCCTACGTGCGGGCCCGGCGCGCACTGCACCCGGACATGCACATCTACCACTACGCCAACTACGAGCGGGTGGCGCTCGAGCGCCTGGCCGAGCGTCACGGCGAGGGTCTCGAGGCGGTGCTGACCCTGGCGCGCGAGGGGGTCCTGGTGGACCTGTTCCCGGTGGTGCGCAACGCCGTCGCCGTCTCGCAGGCCAGCTACTCGATCAAGAAGCTCGAGCCTCTCTACATGGGCGAGGAGCTGCGCGAGCTCGACGGCGTCACGACCGGCGGCGACTCGGTGGCGCGCTACGCCGAGGCGACGGCGGCCCGCGCGGCAGGCGACGAGGCCGAGTTCGCCCACGTGATGGACGAGCTCGCGAGCTACAACCGCTACGACTGCGTCTCGACGCGGCGGCTGGTGCAGTGGCTGCGCTCGCTCGCGCACGGTCGGCACGCGGCCGAGGCCGTGGGAGAGCCGGGGCTCGAGGTCGTGGAGCCCCGCGAGGTGCGGCGGCCGCTGCCCCCGTGCGCGAGTCCGACGTCGCGGGGATCCTCGACGAGGCGCACCCGTTCGAGCCGACGCCGCGCCAGCGGCTGGCCGGGGTGCTGCGCGACGCGGCCGGGCCCGGACCGCGCGAGGACGCCGACGACCAGGCGCTCGCCCTGCTCGCGGCCGCGCTGGACTACCACCGACGCGAGGACGCCCCCGTCTGGCGGGCGCACTTCGACCGGCTCACGCTGCCGCTCGACTGGTGGGCCGAGACGCGGGACGTGCTCGTCGTCGACGACTCCCCGGTCGGCTGCGAGACGCTCACCGGGTGGTCCGGGGGATCGACGCGGCAGTCACGCACGCTGCGCCTGA
- a CDS encoding carboxylate-amine ligase encodes MRTVGVEEEYVLVGSDGSPVARASAALALGDAVEGHRPSGDGGPGGDIEGELVEQQIETSTPVCTELADIGVELRAARRRTQAAAERVGADIVAVGTSPLPVTVQIRSNERYDGIKELLALSAREQLTSGTHVHVGVADDEEGVRVIDRIRPWLSVLTALSANSPYWQGEDSGYASYRSSVFGRWPSTGPTELFGDAATYHAVVEGLVASGAILDEAMVYFDARLSARYPTVEVRVGDVMLEAEHAVTLAGLARALVTTAARSEEPPSPVRMEVLRLMGWRAARSGIAEQLVSPVTFRPLPASAVVAELLEHVGEALEETGDAAVVRDGVAHLAETNGARVQREWFAQSGSLATVVRRAHARTVA; translated from the coding sequence ATGCGGACCGTGGGTGTGGAAGAGGAGTACGTGCTCGTGGGGTCGGACGGCTCGCCCGTGGCCCGGGCGAGTGCGGCGCTGGCGCTGGGCGACGCCGTCGAGGGGCACCGTCCCTCGGGGGACGGCGGTCCGGGCGGCGACATCGAGGGCGAGCTCGTCGAGCAGCAGATCGAGACCTCGACGCCCGTGTGCACCGAGCTGGCCGACATCGGCGTCGAGCTGCGGGCCGCGCGACGTCGCACGCAGGCGGCGGCCGAGCGGGTGGGGGCGGACATCGTCGCCGTCGGGACCTCACCCCTCCCGGTCACGGTGCAGATCCGGTCCAACGAGCGCTACGACGGCATCAAGGAGCTCCTGGCGCTGTCCGCGCGCGAACAGCTGACCTCCGGGACGCACGTGCACGTGGGGGTCGCCGACGACGAGGAGGGCGTCCGCGTGATCGACCGGATCCGCCCGTGGCTCAGCGTGCTCACCGCTCTCAGCGCCAACTCCCCGTACTGGCAGGGCGAGGACTCCGGGTACGCGAGCTACCGCAGCTCGGTGTTCGGGCGCTGGCCGAGCACGGGACCGACCGAGCTCTTCGGCGACGCCGCGACCTACCACGCGGTGGTCGAGGGCCTCGTGGCGAGCGGCGCGATCCTCGACGAGGCGATGGTCTACTTCGACGCCCGGCTCTCGGCGCGCTACCCGACCGTCGAGGTGCGGGTGGGCGACGTGATGCTCGAGGCGGAGCACGCCGTCACGCTCGCGGGCCTGGCTCGCGCCCTGGTGACGACGGCGGCGCGCTCGGAGGAGCCGCCGTCGCCCGTCCGGATGGAGGTGCTGCGCCTGATGGGGTGGCGTGCCGCGCGGAGCGGGATCGCCGAGCAGCTCGTCTCGCCCGTGACGTTCCGGCCGCTGCCGGCGTCGGCGGTGGTGGCCGAGCTGCTGGAGCACGTGGGCGAGGCGCTCGAGGAGACGGGCGACGCCGCGGTGGTGCGCGACGGCGTCGCGCACCTCGCGGAGACCAACGGGGCCCGGGTGCAGCGCGAGTGGTTCGCGCAGTCGGGGTCGCTGGCGACGGTGGTGCGGCGCGCGCACGCGCGGACGGTGGCGTGA
- a CDS encoding VIT1/CCC1 transporter family protein, which produces MHVVPSPSDLRRWRAYLADERAEAAVYRDLASRRDGEERAILLDLAEAEKRHEQHWLDLLGDDVGKPRRGALRTRWLGFLARRFGSVFVLALAQRAEARAVYADERDATPQMVADERIHEEVVRSLAARGRAQLSGSFRAAVFGMNDGLVSNLALVLGIGATGVSTGVVLATGIAGLLAGALSMGAGEFVSVRSQRELLEASTPDPLARTAFPHLDLEANELALVYRARGESHEEAQAHALRSIRSYRPDQVQPRRSGAEYEEIGSAWGAALASFGLFSGGAIIPVLPYLVGLSGTTAVLVSAGLVGLALLVTGAIVGILSGGPPLRRALRQLAIGWGAAAATYALGLLFGANVA; this is translated from the coding sequence ATGCACGTCGTGCCCTCCCCCTCAGACCTTCGCCGCTGGCGCGCCTACCTGGCCGACGAGCGTGCCGAGGCCGCCGTCTACCGCGACCTCGCGAGCCGTCGCGACGGCGAGGAGCGCGCCATCCTGCTCGATCTCGCCGAGGCCGAGAAGCGGCACGAGCAGCACTGGCTCGACCTGCTGGGCGACGACGTCGGCAAGCCGCGCAGGGGCGCGCTGCGGACCCGCTGGCTCGGCTTCCTCGCCCGCCGGTTCGGTTCGGTGTTCGTGCTCGCGCTCGCGCAGCGCGCCGAGGCCCGCGCCGTCTACGCCGACGAGCGCGACGCCACCCCGCAGATGGTCGCCGACGAGCGCATCCACGAGGAGGTCGTCCGCTCGCTGGCCGCGCGCGGTCGCGCCCAGCTCTCCGGCTCGTTCCGGGCCGCCGTCTTCGGCATGAACGACGGCCTCGTCTCCAACCTCGCCCTCGTGCTCGGCATCGGGGCGACCGGGGTGAGCACCGGCGTCGTGCTCGCGACCGGCATCGCCGGCCTCCTCGCCGGCGCGCTCTCGATGGGCGCGGGGGAGTTCGTCTCGGTCCGCAGCCAGCGCGAGCTGCTCGAGGCCTCGACTCCGGACCCGCTCGCCCGCACCGCCTTCCCGCACCTCGACCTCGAGGCCAACGAGCTCGCGCTGGTCTACCGGGCGCGCGGCGAGAGCCACGAGGAGGCGCAGGCGCACGCGCTCCGCTCGATCCGCTCCTACCGGCCCGACCAGGTCCAGCCGCGCCGCAGCGGTGCCGAGTACGAGGAGATCGGCAGCGCCTGGGGGGCCGCGCTCGCGAGCTTCGGCCTGTTCTCGGGCGGCGCGATCATCCCCGTCCTGCCCTACCTGGTCGGTCTCTCCGGCACGACGGCGGTGCTCGTCTCCGCGGGCCTCGTGGGACTCGCGCTGCTGGTCACCGGGGCGATCGTCGGCATCCTGTCCGGCGGTCCGCCGCTGCGCCGGGCGCTGCGCCAGCTCGCGATCGGCTGGGGCGCCGCCGCCGCGACCTACGCCCTCGGCCTGCTCTTCGGTGCGAACGTGGCCTGA
- a CDS encoding MFS transporter: MPRVLLDTRPLRVSPAYRRMFWGLGVSQIGTQVSLVAVGLEVYHLTGSTFSVGLLGIAALVPLVVLGLYGGALADAFDRRTIALASASVMFLATAGLVVQAALGLESVTLLYALIAVQSAGMAVNTPTRMAIIPRLIGIELLPAANALGALTGSLGLTVGPVVGAVLAANVGFAWTYALDLVLFSFALYALLRLPSLPPDRAPEAAPDPTPEPLDLVTDADPDTVTPAVAPVPARRRVGFAAVWEGLQFLRTRKNVRMTFLLDIVAMVSAMPRVLFPAVGAVILGGGEATTGSLTAAIAIGSVLASALSGGLTRVRRQGVAIVVAICAFGACTTGFGVVLLIAGRTSPDSVLLPLLIVGGLCLVGAGAADAVSSVFRQTVLQSATPDHLRGRLQGVFIVVVAGGPRLGDLVLGSAATWWGEALAAVGGGIVCVAVVLLLAGANRGFLRYDARHPVA, encoded by the coding sequence GTGCCCCGCGTCCTCCTCGACACCCGCCCGCTGCGGGTCTCGCCGGCCTACCGCCGGATGTTCTGGGGACTGGGCGTCTCCCAGATCGGCACGCAGGTCAGCCTCGTCGCCGTCGGGCTCGAGGTCTACCACCTGACCGGTTCGACGTTCTCGGTCGGGCTGCTCGGGATCGCTGCGCTCGTGCCGCTGGTCGTGCTCGGCCTGTACGGCGGGGCGCTCGCGGACGCGTTCGACCGCCGCACGATCGCGCTGGCCTCCGCGTCGGTGATGTTCCTCGCGACGGCGGGGCTCGTGGTCCAGGCCGCGCTCGGCCTCGAGTCCGTCACCCTGCTCTACGCGCTGATCGCGGTCCAGTCGGCCGGGATGGCGGTCAACACCCCGACCCGGATGGCGATCATCCCGCGGCTCATCGGCATCGAGCTGCTCCCGGCCGCCAACGCCCTCGGGGCGCTGACCGGGTCGCTCGGGCTGACGGTCGGGCCGGTGGTGGGGGCGGTGCTGGCGGCCAACGTCGGCTTCGCCTGGACCTATGCGCTCGACCTCGTGCTGTTCAGCTTCGCCCTGTACGCGCTGCTGCGGCTGCCGAGCCTGCCACCGGACCGGGCGCCCGAGGCGGCGCCGGACCCGACGCCCGAGCCGCTCGACCTCGTCACCGACGCCGATCCCGACACCGTCACCCCCGCCGTCGCCCCCGTCCCCGCACGCCGTCGCGTCGGCTTCGCGGCCGTGTGGGAGGGCCTGCAGTTCCTGCGGACCCGCAAGAACGTCCGCATGACCTTCCTCCTGGACATCGTCGCGATGGTGTCCGCGATGCCGCGCGTGCTCTTCCCGGCGGTCGGGGCCGTCATCCTCGGTGGCGGCGAGGCCACGACCGGCAGCCTGACCGCGGCGATCGCGATCGGCTCGGTGCTCGCGAGCGCGCTGTCCGGCGGTCTCACGCGCGTGCGGCGGCAGGGCGTGGCGATCGTCGTCGCGATCTGCGCGTTCGGGGCCTGCACCACGGGGTTCGGCGTCGTCCTCCTGATCGCCGGCCGGACGTCACCGGACTCGGTGCTGCTGCCGCTGCTCATCGTCGGCGGGCTGTGCCTGGTGGGGGCAGGGGCCGCCGACGCCGTCAGCTCCGTCTTCCGCCAGACCGTGCTGCAGTCCGCCACGCCCGACCACCTGCGCGGCCGCCTGCAGGGCGTCTTCATCGTCGTGGTCGCGGGCGGGCCGCGCCTGGGTGACCTGGTGCTCGGGTCCGCCGCCACCTGGTGGGGCGAGGCGCTCGCGGCGGTGGGCGGCGGGATCGTGTGCGTCGCCGTCGTCCTCCTGCTCGCGGGTGCCAACCGCGGATTCCTGCGGTACGACGCCCGCCATCCGGTCGCCTGA
- a CDS encoding AzlD domain-containing protein produces the protein MTEVMIAVVLLGIGTYGTRRVGVALGGRVTEGPRARESERVLDHGIVALLVGVALTTAIYNGHEIGGWARPLGVACALTAAWLRAPLAVSVLLGAGVTAGLRLLGLE, from the coding sequence GTGACCGAGGTGATGATCGCCGTCGTGCTGCTGGGGATCGGGACCTACGGGACCCGGCGCGTCGGCGTCGCGCTGGGCGGCCGCGTGACCGAGGGGCCGCGGGCGAGGGAGTCCGAGCGGGTGCTCGACCACGGGATCGTCGCGCTGCTCGTGGGCGTCGCGCTCACGACGGCGATCTACAACGGCCACGAGATCGGCGGCTGGGCGCGCCCGCTCGGCGTCGCGTGCGCGCTGACGGCGGCGTGGCTGCGCGCGCCGCTCGCGGTGAGCGTGCTGCTCGGCGCGGGGGTGACGGCGGGGCTGCGGCTGCTCGGGCTGGAGTGA
- a CDS encoding AzlC family ABC transporter permease: MSSLWSGVPRELRRSVLLVTLAVALVGVAYGVTATANGFVVWQIVLLAVVVLAGSAELLFVGMVGVGASPWLALGASLLLNLRNVVYGMAASPLLRGWQRWVGAHLVNDETVALAAAPSGPRAAVGPVRTLAERRTTFFLTGIGVAVGWPVGAVVGATLGQVVPEPEAWGLDAVLPALLGALAMPAIRSGSTVAVAVLAGAIALVATPHVPLGLAPVIGLAAVAVLLVGRDGDAGGAGGARDGLVTS; the protein is encoded by the coding sequence ATGTCCTCCCTCTGGTCAGGTGTGCCACGCGAGCTGCGCCGCAGCGTGCTGCTGGTGACGCTCGCCGTCGCCCTCGTCGGTGTCGCCTACGGCGTGACGGCGACGGCGAACGGGTTCGTCGTCTGGCAGATCGTGCTGCTCGCGGTCGTCGTGCTCGCCGGGTCCGCCGAGCTGCTGTTCGTCGGGATGGTCGGGGTCGGCGCCAGCCCGTGGCTCGCGCTGGGTGCCTCGCTCCTGCTCAACCTCCGCAACGTCGTCTACGGCATGGCCGCCTCGCCGCTGCTGCGCGGCTGGCAGCGGTGGGTCGGGGCGCACCTGGTCAACGACGAGACCGTCGCGCTGGCCGCCGCGCCGAGCGGACCCCGGGCCGCTGTCGGCCCGGTGCGGACCCTCGCCGAGCGCCGCACGACCTTCTTCCTGACCGGGATCGGCGTCGCGGTCGGGTGGCCGGTCGGCGCCGTCGTCGGGGCGACGCTCGGGCAGGTGGTCCCGGAGCCCGAGGCCTGGGGGCTCGACGCCGTGCTCCCCGCGCTGCTCGGCGCGCTCGCGATGCCCGCGATCCGGAGCGGGAGCACGGTCGCCGTCGCGGTGCTCGCGGGGGCGATCGCACTCGTGGCGACGCCGCACGTGCCGCTCGGGCTCGCGCCCGTGATCGGGCTCGCGGCGGTCGCGGTGCTGCTCGTGGGGCGCGACGGCGACGCTGGCGGCGCGGGCGGCGCCCGCGACGGGCTGGTGACGTCGTGA